The genomic stretch CCACGCCGTCTACCCGAGCACGCGGCACCACTCCCCCAAGGTGATGGCCTTCGTGGAGTGCCTGCGCGAGCACTGGCCCATCCCCGGCTGAACGGGACATCGTTCCATCCGTGGAACGATGCTTCCCATTGTCCACGCCTAGTCCTGAAAGGCCCTCACGCACATCATGACTCTCGAAACAGCGGCCGCCATCCAGGCGCTGCCGCGGAAAGGAACGTCATGATTGCCATTCGCCCCTCGGAAGCCCGCGGTCACGCCAACCACGGCTGGCTGGACTCCCACCACACCTTCTCCTTCGCCGGTTACTACGACCCGGACTTCATGGGCTTCCGAGCCCTGCGCGTCATCAACGAGGACCGCGTCGCGCCCCACCAGGGCTTCGGCACGCACCCTCACCGGGACATGGAAATCATCACCTACCCGCTCAGCGGCGCCATTGCCCACCGCGACAGCACGGGCGGCGAGGGCCTGCTGCGCGCCGGTGAAGTCCAGCGGATGACGGCCGGCACCGGTGTGCTGCACAGCGAGATGAACGGCGCGGATGAGAACCTCCACTTCCTGCAGATCTGGATCATCCCGGACCGCAAGGGCCTGACGCCTGGCTACGAGCAGAAGGCCTTCCCGGAGTCCGAGCGCCAGGGCCGCTGGCGGGTGGTGGCCAGCCCGGACGCCCGCGACGGCAGTCTCACGGTGCACCAGGACGTGGTGCTTCACGCGACGCTGCTGGGCACAGGCGAGCAGGCGACGTACACGCTCGCTCCGGGCCGCCACGCCTGGCTGCAGCTGGCGCGGGGCAAGGCCACGCTCAACGGCGTGGAGCTGAAGGCCGGGGACGGCGTCGCGGTGGCGGACGAGTCGCAGCTCGTCCTCTCCGCCACGGAGCCGGTAGAAGCGCTGCTGTTCGACCTGGCCTGAGGCCACCTCGCTGAACGAAAGAGAGCACGACATGAGCCGGGACGACTTGAACGCGGAGCAGCTTCCCCCTTCGATGGAGACACTCATCGTCGCGCCCTCACGCGACCTGGGCGACGGGTTCGAGGTGCGGCGCGCGCTGCCCTCGGCCCGCCGCCGAATGGTGGGGCCCTTCATCTTTCTGGACCAGATGGGCCCCGCTGGCTTCCAACCCGGCCACGGCCTGGATGTGCGGCCCCATCCGCACATCGGGCTGGCCACCGTCACCTACCTCTTCGACGGCGAAGTCATGCACCGGGACAGCCTGGGCACGGTGCAGCCCATCCGCCCCGGCGCGGTGAACTGGATGACGGCGGGCAACGGCATCGTCCACTCGGAGCGCACCGGCCCCGGCCCACGCGCAGCGGGCAGCAAGCTCTTTGGCATGCAGGCGTGGGTGGCGCTGCCCAAGCGCCACGAGGAGACGGCCCCGGCCTTCGTCCACCACCCCGAGGACCAGATGCCCTGCCACGAGGGTGAGGGTGCGCGGATGCGCGTCATCACCGGCACCGTGCACGGTCAGCGCTCGCCGGTGCGGACGCTGTCGGACATGTTCTACGCGGACGTGGCGCTGGAGGCCGGCGCGCGCTTCGTGGTTCCGGCCGAGCACGAGGAGCGGGCGATGTACCTCGTCCAGGGCACTGTGGAGGTGGACGGCATGGCCTTCGAGCCAGGAGAGCTGCTCGTCTTCCGGCCCGGCAGCGCCGTCACCCTCCACGCCACCGCGGCGGCGAGGCTGCTGGTGCTCGGCGGAGAGCCCATGGACGGGCCGCGCTACATTTTCTGGAACTTCGTCTCCAGCTCGAAGGAGCGGCTGGAGCAGGCCAAGGAGGACTGGAAGGCCGGCCGCTTCGCCGCCGTCCCAGACGAGACGGACTTCATCCCCCTGCCCGAGGCCCCCCTCCCGGTGCGCTACCCGTAGGCGCGCGGGCCCCCGGGAGCCCGCAAAGCAGAAGGCCCTTCCCAGCAGCGTGGGAAGGGCCTTCTTCATTTCAGCTCAACCGCTGGAAGCGCGTGAGGCTCAGGCCTTCTTCGGCTCCATCGCCGGCAGGCCCTCGAGCGCGTCGAGGATCTTCCGCTTGTCCTTCTTCTCCGTCGCCTTCGGGGGCGCATTCACGCGCGGGGGCGGACGCTCACGGGTCAGCTGCCCGCCCTGGAGGAGGATGTTGACGTCCTCGGCGTCCAGCGTCTCGTACTCCACCAGCGCGTCGGTCACGCGGCGCAGGGCCTCGATGTTCTCCGTCAGCAGCTGCTTGCCGCGCTCGTAGCAGCCCACGACGATGCTGCGGACCTCGGCGTCAATCTGCCGGGCGGTGTCCTCGGAGTAGTCCTTGGACGAGTTGAAGTCGCGGCCCAGGAACACCTCACCGTCGCTCTTGCCGAACGCCAGGGGGCCCATCTTCTCGCTCATGCCCCAGCGGCACACCATGGCGCGGGCCGTCTCGGTGGCACGCTCGATGTCGTTGGCGGCGCCGCTGCTCATCTCGTCGAACATGAGCTCTTCGGCGATGCGCCCGCCCATGGCCATGGAGATCTGGTCCAGCATCTGCTTCTTGTAGCCGTTGACCTTGTCCTCGGTGGGCAGGCTCCAGGTGACGCCCAGGGCCTGGCCGCGCGGGATGATCGTGACCTTGTGGAGCGGGTCGCAGCCCGGAAGCAGCTTGGCCAGCAGCGCGTGGCCCGCCTCGTGGGTAGCGGTGTTCCGCTTCTCCTTCTCGGTCATGATCATGGAGCGCCGCTCGGGACCCATGAAGACCTTGTCCTTGGCGGCCTCGAAGTCGCTCAGGTCCACGCGCTCCTTGTTCTGACGCGCGGCCATCAGCGCCGATTCGTTGACGAGGTTCTCCAGGTCCGCGCCCGTCATGCCCGGCGTACCGCGAGCGATGACCTCCAGGTCCACTTCCGGCGCCAGCGGCACGCGGCGGGTGTGCACCTTCAGCACGCCCAGGCGGCCCTTCACGTCGGGACGCGGCACCACGATGCGCCGGTCGAAGCGGCCGGGACGCTGGAGCGCCGGGTCCAGCACGTCCGGACGGTTGGTGGCGGCAATCAGGATGACGCCGTCGTTGGACTCGAAGCCGTCCATCTCCACCAGGAGCTGGTTGAGCGTCTGCTCGCGCTCGTCGTGTCCACCGCCCAGGCCCGCGCCACGGTGACGGCCCACGGCGTCGATTTCGTCGATGAAGATGATGCAGGGGGCGTTCTTCTTGCCCTGCTCGAAGAGGTCACGGACGCGGCTGGCGCCGACGCCCACGAACATCTCCACGAAGTCCGAGCCGGAGATGGAGAAGAACGGCACGCCGGCCTCGCCGGCCACCGCGCGGGCGAGCAGC from Myxococcus xanthus encodes the following:
- a CDS encoding pirin family protein translates to MIAIRPSEARGHANHGWLDSHHTFSFAGYYDPDFMGFRALRVINEDRVAPHQGFGTHPHRDMEIITYPLSGAIAHRDSTGGEGLLRAGEVQRMTAGTGVLHSEMNGADENLHFLQIWIIPDRKGLTPGYEQKAFPESERQGRWRVVASPDARDGSLTVHQDVVLHATLLGTGEQATYTLAPGRHAWLQLARGKATLNGVELKAGDGVAVADESQLVLSATEPVEALLFDLA
- a CDS encoding pirin family protein produces the protein MSRDDLNAEQLPPSMETLIVAPSRDLGDGFEVRRALPSARRRMVGPFIFLDQMGPAGFQPGHGLDVRPHPHIGLATVTYLFDGEVMHRDSLGTVQPIRPGAVNWMTAGNGIVHSERTGPGPRAAGSKLFGMQAWVALPKRHEETAPAFVHHPEDQMPCHEGEGARMRVITGTVHGQRSPVRTLSDMFYADVALEAGARFVVPAEHEERAMYLVQGTVEVDGMAFEPGELLVFRPGSAVTLHATAAARLLVLGGEPMDGPRYIFWNFVSSSKERLEQAKEDWKAGRFAAVPDETDFIPLPEAPLPVRYP
- the ftsH gene encoding ATP-dependent zinc metalloprotease FtsH, with translation MRSTYKTIGLWVILIVLFVAFYNFFSQGNDQVQEPSFTQLLTKVEEKKVKEVAVKGNTYSGKFTDTSEKFRTTGPAPDAAMLNQLRSNGVDVKYEREEQNSLWLTILGQWMPVVFLFLFFIFFMRQLQGGSGKAMTFGKSKAKLLSESHNKVTFADVAGADECKEELEEIVAFLKDPKKFTKLGGRIPKGVLMMGSPGTGKTLLARAVAGEAGVPFFSISGSDFVEMFVGVGASRVRDLFEQGKKNAPCIIFIDEIDAVGRHRGAGLGGGHDEREQTLNQLLVEMDGFESNDGVILIAATNRPDVLDPALQRPGRFDRRIVVPRPDVKGRLGVLKVHTRRVPLAPEVDLEVIARGTPGMTGADLENLVNESALMAARQNKERVDLSDFEAAKDKVFMGPERRSMIMTEKEKRNTATHEAGHALLAKLLPGCDPLHKVTIIPRGQALGVTWSLPTEDKVNGYKKQMLDQISMAMGGRIAEELMFDEMSSGAANDIERATETARAMVCRWGMSEKMGPLAFGKSDGEVFLGRDFNSSKDYSEDTARQIDAEVRSIVVGCYERGKQLLTENIEALRRVTDALVEYETLDAEDVNILLQGGQLTRERPPPRVNAPPKATEKKDKRKILDALEGLPAMEPKKA